A genome region from Syntrophales bacterium includes the following:
- a CDS encoding ABC transporter permease produces MIKSDFLYRFSRNKVAVAGSVVVILLFIISFLAPWIAPYDPCNVNLQMVLAPPSNSHLFGTDQLGRDVLSRMIWGARISLKVGFVATGIAILIGTILGAIAGYYGKWVDAAIMRFTDIMLCFPTFFLILAVIAILEPSIWNIMIVIGLTGWMGVTRLVRADFISLKERDFVQAARAIGASDLRIISVHILPNAMASVLVTATLGVAGAILTESALSFLGIGVQPPTPSWGNILTAGKDNIDIAWWLSLYPGLAILITVLGYNLLGEGIRDTLDPRLR; encoded by the coding sequence ATGATCAAGTCTGATTTCCTGTACAGATTTTCCAGAAATAAGGTGGCCGTTGCCGGCAGCGTCGTCGTTATTTTGTTGTTTATCATTTCTTTCCTGGCGCCGTGGATTGCTCCCTATGACCCATGCAACGTCAATCTCCAGATGGTCCTTGCCCCTCCTTCTAACAGTCACCTGTTTGGAACGGATCAATTGGGACGTGATGTCTTAAGCCGGATGATCTGGGGCGCCAGGATATCTCTGAAGGTGGGGTTTGTGGCCACAGGTATTGCCATCCTGATCGGGACCATTTTAGGCGCCATAGCAGGCTATTATGGGAAATGGGTTGATGCGGCAATCATGAGATTCACGGACATCATGCTCTGTTTTCCCACATTTTTCCTTATCCTGGCTGTGATCGCCATTCTGGAACCATCTATCTGGAACATCATGATCGTCATTGGTTTGACTGGGTGGATGGGGGTTACGCGCCTTGTCCGGGCGGATTTTATCTCTCTGAAGGAGAGGGATTTTGTCCAGGCGGCAAGGGCCATTGGTGCCAGTGATCTGCGGATTATCTCTGTCCATATTCTACCCAATGCCATGGCCTCCGTGCTTGTTACGGCAACACTCGGTGTCGCCGGGGCGATACTGACCGAGTCGGCCCTCAGCTTTCTCGGTATCGGTGTCCAGCCACCCACCCCCAGCTGGGGGAATATCCTCACGGCAGGCAAGGACAATATAGATATCGCCTGGTGGCTTTCCCTCTATCCCGGCCTTGCCATTCTGATCACCGTACTCGGCTATAACCTGCTGGGGGAGGGGATCAGGGACACCCTTGATCCAAGACTGAGGTAA